From the Deinococcus misasensis DSM 22328 genome, one window contains:
- a CDS encoding dihydroorotase: MLEIKNVKRVGSDQLESLFIAEGKIKGWNLSEAATETIDGKGATVAPALIELHAHLREPGQEQKEDLASGLAAAAAGGYGTVVSMPNTSPVVDEPGIVATLIQKAEKLGFARLKPAAALTRGQKGETLADLAALKEAGASMFTDDGRTNENANVLRRGMEYASGLGLLVSVHAEDATLRQDGVMNEGVVSHELGLPGNPAAAEAARVARDVEIALLTGARLHIQHLSTARALEIVRQGKKAGAPVTCEVCPHHLTLTDESLRGFDAMYKVAPPLRTQQDAEALLEGLLDGTVDCLATDHAPHTQAEKEKDLLEAPFGIPSIEVAFPLMYTRFVKTGKISLEKVLDLFTVGCAKVMNWETPSLEAGSVADVVLLDLDQARAVDPKTFKSKAKFSPWAGEELYGWPTLTLVAGKVAFQN, encoded by the coding sequence ATGCTGGAAATCAAAAACGTCAAACGTGTGGGCAGCGACCAACTGGAAAGCCTCTTCATTGCAGAAGGCAAAATCAAAGGCTGGAACCTGTCTGAAGCCGCCACCGAAACCATTGACGGCAAAGGGGCAACGGTTGCGCCTGCCCTGATCGAGCTGCACGCCCACCTGCGTGAGCCCGGTCAGGAACAAAAAGAAGACCTGGCCTCTGGCCTCGCTGCTGCTGCTGCTGGCGGTTACGGCACCGTGGTGAGCATGCCCAACACCAGTCCTGTGGTGGATGAACCCGGCATCGTGGCCACCCTGATCCAGAAAGCCGAGAAACTGGGTTTTGCCCGTCTGAAACCTGCTGCTGCCCTCACCAGAGGTCAGAAAGGGGAGACCCTTGCAGATCTGGCTGCCCTCAAAGAGGCTGGCGCATCCATGTTCACCGATGATGGACGCACCAATGAAAACGCCAACGTGCTGCGCCGGGGCATGGAATATGCCAGCGGTCTGGGTTTGCTGGTCAGTGTTCACGCCGAAGACGCCACCTTGCGTCAGGATGGTGTGATGAACGAGGGCGTGGTGTCCCATGAACTGGGCCTGCCCGGAAACCCCGCTGCCGCCGAAGCTGCCCGGGTCGCCCGAGATGTGGAAATTGCCCTGCTGACCGGAGCCCGTTTGCACATCCAGCACCTGTCCACCGCCCGCGCTCTGGAAATCGTGCGTCAGGGCAAGAAAGCAGGTGCTCCAGTCACCTGTGAAGTGTGCCCCCACCACCTGACCCTCACCGATGAAAGCCTGCGTGGCTTTGATGCCATGTATAAAGTTGCACCTCCCTTGCGCACCCAGCAGGATGCAGAAGCGTTGCTGGAAGGTTTGCTGGATGGCACCGTGGACTGTCTCGCCACCGACCATGCTCCCCACACCCAGGCTGAAAAAGAAAAAGACCTGCTGGAAGCCCCTTTCGGGATTCCCAGCATTGAAGTGGCTTTCCCCCTGATGTACACCCGTTTTGTGAAGACCGGCAAGATTTCTCTGGAGAAAGTGCTGGACCTGTTCACGGTTGGATGTGCAAAAGTCATGAACTGGGAAACCCCATCTCTGGAGGCAGGCTCTGTTGCCGATGTGGTCCTGCTGGATCTGGATCAGGCCAGAGCCGTGGACCCCAAAACCTTCAAGAGCAAGGCCAAATTCAGCCCTTGGGCTGGCGAAGAACTGTATGGC